One stretch of Sardina pilchardus chromosome 17, fSarPil1.1, whole genome shotgun sequence DNA includes these proteins:
- the brd1a gene encoding bromodomain-containing protein 1 — MKKKARHHKAPAPPRPSSPIKPSPNRETLTYAQAQRMVELEIDGRVHRISIYDKLDIITDDDPTAQEILECTSNKENNEKPQQVLLRSVRLKNSQQKKNAALTNAHGGHMPGSTLPEPRIRNVEYNLPAVPRRPPAYYKYVEKTAEELDEEVEYDMDEEDYAWLELVNEKRRSEGYSQVSQNVFEFLVDRFEKESFFENQSQGDPQSLIDEDAVCCICMDGECQNSNAILFCDMCNLAVHQECYGVPYIPEGQWLCRHCLQSPHQPADCILCPNKGGAVKKTDDDRWGHVVCALWVPEVGFSNTVFIEPIDGVANIPPARWKLTCYLCKEKGVGACIQCHKANCYTAFHVSCAQKAGLFMKMEPIKEMTDAGTPTFSVKKTAYCDAHTPKGCVRRPLTIYDDAKTKNGLCQTTEKKCKRTRLKGKSKKKKCKKTEPVTAVPSVSVPSFPPQRLNTILNQVSLQKKRVFVELVLNYWTLKRQSRNGVPLIRRLQSCLQAPKTVPPKHSEEESRALKDQLKEWHRLRHDLERARLLLELIRKREKLKREEMKMQQKVLEVQLSPFSILLRAVLDQLQEKDQAKVFAQPVSLTEVPDYLDHIERPMDFSTMRKHIDAHVYRNLDEFEADFNLIIANCMKYNAKDTFFHRAAVRLRDHGGALLRKTRRDVVRIGFEIDSGLHLPEQPKVEPSSPFTWDEVDRLLVPANRAHMSLEEQLRELLEKLDLTTAMKSSPSRSKRLKLLKKTINDIRNEMSLRKTLPAPAEKKPAVETASSEEGDKSLPPKLEPSDALPLLTNSESNSEPPTLKPIDSSPDKCPKRVKFDRDKGNTSVPKETLNGHSQDHLLLSDNDVSVVATSTLAEPSAPVNRRTAVLFRKSKSVSPQKPARGMEAPAACPQLGTKTFLSVVIPRLETLLQPRKRARSPSRDSEGEDESPVKRLDTGLSNGFSMEQEKELSPSRQLEPRRRCASESSMSSSSSVQGSSSSILSLPKCGKGKPALVRRNTVDDKNELIACIETGNFAKAARIAAEVGNSNIWMPASAATVVLEPLKLVWAKCSGYPSYPALIIDPHMPRVGCQHNGVSIPMPPMDVLRVGEQMQYKAEEKLFLVLFFDNKRSWQWLPRSKMVPLGMDKTIDKIKMMEGRTSAVRKAVQVAFSRAMNHLSRVQDEPVSDLSDVD; from the exons GGTGCATCGCATCAGTATATATGACAAGTTGGACATAATCACTGATGACGATCCAACTGCTCAAGAGATCTTGGAGTGCACCAGCAACAAGGAAAACAATGAGAAGCCACAGCAAGTTCTCCTACGGTCTGTTAGGCTAAAAAATAGCCAGCAGAAGAAAAATGCTGCTCTGACCAATGCACATGGTGGACACATGCCTGGCAGCACTCTTCCTGAACCCAGAATTCGCAACGTTGAGTACAACCTGCCAGCAGTGCCACGCAGACCCCCAGCATACTACAAGTATGTCGAGAAGACTGCAGAGGAGCTCGATGAAGAAGTGGAATATGACATGGACGAGGAGGACTATGCGTGGCTTGAGCTAGTTAACgagaagagaaggagcgagGGGTACAGCCAGGTCTCTCAGAATGTGTTCGAGTTCTTGGTGGACCGCTTTGAGAAAGAGTCATTCTTTGAGAACCAAAGTCAAGGGGATCCTCAGTCCCTCATTGATGAAGATGCTGTATGCTGCATCTGCATGGATGGGGAGTGTCAGAACAGCAACGCCATCCTTTTTTGTGACATGTGCAACCTGGCAGTGCACCAGGAGTGTTATGGTGTGCCCTATATTCCTGAGGGCCAGTGGCTGTGTCGCCACTGCCTTCAGTCTCCCCATCAGCCTGCAGACTGCATTCTCTGTCCCAATAAAGGTGGGGCTGTTAAGAAGACAGATGATGACCGTTGGGGACACGTGGTTTGTGCCCTTTGGGTGCCTGAGGTGGGCTTCTCCAACACAGTCTTTATTGAGCCCATAGATGGCGTTGCAAACATTCCACCAGCCCGCTGGAAACTCACTTGTTATCTCTGCAAGGAGAAAGGTGTTGGTGCTTGTATCCAGTGCCACAAAGCTAACTGTTACACTGCATTCCATGTAAGCTGCGCACAGAAGGCTGGCCTGTTCATGAAGATGGAACCCATCAAAGAAATGACAGACGCTGGAACCCCCACCTTCTCTGTGAAGAAGACAGCCTACTGTGATGCCCACACCCCCAAAGGTTGTGTCCGGAGACCTCTTACTATCTATGATGATGCCAAAACCAAAAATGGACTTTGTCagacaacagaaaaaaagtgcAAAAGAACAAGATTAAAAGGGAAGTCCAAAAAAAAGAAGTGCAAGAAGACTGAGCCAGTGACTGCTGTTCCGAGTGTTTCTGTGCCTAGCTTTCCTCCCCAAAG GTTAAACACAATCCTCAATCAGGTTTCTCTTCAGAAGAAGAGGGTATTTGTCGAGCTGGTCTTGAATTACTGGACTCTGAAAAGGCAATCTAGGAATGGAGTACCTCTAATAAGACGACTTCAGTCTTGCTTACAGGCACCAAAAACTGTACCACCG AAacacagtgaggaggagagcCGGGCCTTAAAAGATCAGCTCAAGGAGTGGCATCGGTTGCGGCATGACCTGGAACGTGCCAGACTACTTTTGGAGCTGATCCGCAAAAGAGAGAAGCTGAAAAGAGAAGAG ATGAAGATGCAGCAGAAGGTGTTGGAGGTGCAGCTCAGTCCATTCAGCATCCTGCTACGCGCAGTGCTGGATCAACTCCAGGAGAAAGACCAGGCCAAGGTCTTTGCACAGCCTGTTAGCCTTACTGAA GTTCCTGACTACCTTGATCATATTGAACGCCCCATGGACTTTTCCACTATGAGAAAACACATTGATGCCCACGTCTACCGCAACTTGGACGAGTTTGAAGCAGACTTCAACCTGATAATTGCAAACTGCATGAAGTACAACGCCAAGGACACGTTCTTCCACCGAGCAGCAGTGCGCCTCCGAGACCACGGTGGAGCACTGCTCAGAAAGACCAGAAGGGATGTGGTGCGCATCGGCTTTGAGATCGACAGTGGCCTTCACCTGCCTGAGCAGCCCAAAGTGGAGCCGTCATCACCTTTCACGTGGGACGAGG TTGACCGGCTGTTGGTCCCAGCCAACCGCGCGCACATGTCCCTAGAGGAGCAGCTGcgggagctgctggagaagctgGACCTGACCACCGCCATGAAGTCCAGCCCGTCGCGCAGCAAGCGCCTCAAGCTGCTGAAGAAGACCATCAATGACATCAGGAACGAGATGAGTCTGAGGAAGACGCTGCCAGCGCCCGCCGAGAAGAAACCCGCCGTCGAGACGGCGTCATCAGAAGAAG GAGATAAGTCTCTTCCCCCGAAACTTGAACCCTCAGACGCCTTGCCTTTGCTTACCAACTCGGAGAGCAACTCTGAACCGCCTACCCTGAAACCCATCGACTCCAGCCCTGACAAGTGCCCCAAGCGGGTCAAGTTTGACCGTGATAAGGGCAACACCTCAGTGCCCAAGGAGacgctcaatggacactcgcaAGACCACCTGCTTCTCTCCGACAACGACGTCAGTGTGGTGGCCACCTCGACTCTGGCCGAGCCCTCTGCCCCGGTCAACAGGCGCACGGCGGTGCTCTTTCGCAAGTCCAAGAGCGTGAGCCCTCAGAAGCCTGCCCGAGGCATGGAGGCCCCCGCTGCCTGTCCACAGCTCGGCACCAAGACCTTCCTGTCTGTGGTCATCCCCCGCCTGGAGACGCTCCTGCAGCCCAGGAAACGAGCCCGCAGCCCCAGCAGGGACAGTGAGGGTGAGGACGAGTCCCCTGTCAAACGCTTAGACACAG GTCTGTCGAACGGCTTTTCcatggagcaggagaaggagctcAGTCCCAGCAGGCAGTTGGAGCCTCGCCGCCGCTGTGCGTCCGAGTCCAGCATGTCGTCCAGCAGCAGTGTGCAGGGAAGCTCCAG ctcCATCCTTAGTCTTCCAAAATGTGGGAAGGGCAAACCAGCACTCGTGCGGAGGAATACTGTGGATGACAAAAATGAATTAATCGCTTGCATTGAGACTGGGAACTTTGCCAAAGCTGCAAGGATTGCTGCTG AAGTTGGCAACAGCAATATTTGGATGCCCGCTAGTGCTGCAACAGTTGTTCTGGAACCTCTAAAACTAGTTTGGGCAAAATGTAGCGGATATCCTTCCTACCCTGCCTTG ATAATAGACCCTCACATGCCACGCGTGGGCTGCCAGCACAACGGCGTGTCCATTCCAATGCCCCCAATGGACGTGCTAAGGGTCGGAGAGCAGATGCAGTACAAGGCCGAAGAGaaactcttcctcgtcctcttctTCGACAACAAACGCAGCTG GCAATGGCTTCCTAGATCCAAGATGGTTCCGCTGGGTATGGACAAGACCATCGACAAGATCAAAATGATGGAAGGTCGTACGTCTGCGGTCCGGAAAGCCGTGCAGGTTGCGTTCAGCCGGGCCATGAACCACTTGAGCAGGGTGCAGGACGAGCCTGTCAGTGACCTCAGTGACGTTGACTAG